A single window of Streptomyces cathayae DNA harbors:
- a CDS encoding shikimate dehydrogenase, which yields MLKDSYLVGLIGSGIGPSLSPALHEREADRQGLRCLYRLLDLDTIGVPPEAVGELLRAARLLGFDGLNITHPCKRLVVEHLDALDPQAEALGAVNTVVFEGGRAVGHNTDVTGFAASFARGLPDVPLERVVQLGAGGAGAAVAHAVLTLGAGRVTVADALPERADELAGSLNRTFGADRAAAAPLDRLPELLAAADGSGGLVHATPTGMAAHPGLPLPAELLHPGLWVAEVVYRPLETELLRTARAAGCATLDGGGMAAFQAADAFRLFTGREPDRARMLADLTELTGPVAAPQ from the coding sequence GTGCTCAAGGACTCGTATCTCGTCGGGCTGATCGGCTCCGGCATCGGCCCGTCGCTCAGCCCCGCGCTGCACGAGCGGGAGGCCGACCGGCAGGGCCTGCGCTGTCTGTACCGGCTCCTCGACCTCGACACGATCGGCGTACCGCCCGAGGCGGTGGGCGAGCTGCTGCGCGCCGCGCGGCTGCTCGGATTCGACGGGCTCAACATCACCCACCCGTGCAAACGGCTCGTCGTCGAGCATCTCGACGCACTCGATCCGCAGGCCGAGGCGCTCGGCGCGGTCAACACCGTCGTCTTCGAGGGCGGCCGGGCCGTCGGCCACAACACGGACGTCACCGGTTTCGCCGCCTCCTTCGCCCGCGGCCTGCCCGACGTGCCGCTGGAGCGGGTGGTGCAGCTCGGCGCGGGCGGCGCCGGTGCCGCCGTCGCGCACGCCGTGCTCACCCTCGGCGCCGGACGGGTCACCGTGGCCGACGCCCTGCCCGAACGGGCCGACGAACTCGCCGGCTCCCTGAACCGGACCTTCGGGGCGGACCGCGCCGCCGCCGCACCCCTGGACCGGCTGCCGGAGCTGCTGGCCGCCGCCGACGGCAGCGGCGGCCTGGTGCACGCGACCCCCACCGGCATGGCCGCCCACCCGGGACTGCCGCTGCCCGCGGAGCTGCTGCACCCCGGGCTGTGGGTCGCCGAGGTCGTCTACCGTCCCCTGGAGACCGAGCTCCTGCGCACCGCCCGCGCGGCGGGCTGCGCCACCCTCGACGGCGGCGGCATGGCCGCCTTCCAGGCCGCGGACGCGTTCCGCCTGTTCACCGGGCGGGAACCCGACCGGGCCCGCATGCTCGCGGACCTCACCGAACTCACCGGCCCCGTCGCAGCACCCCAATAG
- a CDS encoding TetR/AcrR family transcriptional regulator, whose amino-acid sequence MTSVEEPARPGERIRDAARTRAEILDVATREFARAGYDGARVDEIAARTSTTKRMIYYYFGGKEKLFTAVLERAYGVIREAEQQLDVDHLDPVAAIRRLAEVTFDHHERHPDFIRLVSIENIHDAEHIAASEELGRMGSPALDVIRRILAAGQESGLFTADVDAVDLHAMISSFCFFRVSNRHTFGALFGRDLVAPDRREHYRAMLGDMVIAYLTAERAAD is encoded by the coding sequence ATGACCAGCGTCGAAGAACCGGCACGGCCCGGCGAGCGCATCCGTGACGCCGCCCGCACCAGGGCCGAGATCCTCGACGTGGCGACCCGGGAGTTCGCACGGGCCGGCTACGACGGGGCCCGCGTCGACGAGATCGCCGCCCGCACCAGCACCACCAAGCGGATGATCTACTACTACTTCGGCGGCAAGGAAAAGCTGTTCACGGCCGTGCTGGAGCGCGCGTACGGCGTGATCCGCGAGGCCGAGCAGCAGCTGGACGTCGACCACCTGGACCCGGTGGCGGCCATCCGGCGGCTGGCGGAGGTGACCTTCGACCACCATGAGCGGCACCCGGACTTCATCCGCCTGGTGAGCATCGAGAACATCCACGACGCGGAGCACATCGCGGCCTCCGAGGAGCTCGGCCGGATGGGCTCGCCGGCGCTCGACGTGATCCGCCGGATCCTGGCCGCGGGGCAGGAGTCGGGCCTGTTCACGGCCGATGTGGACGCCGTCGACCTGCACGCGATGATCAGCTCGTTCTGCTTCTTCCGGGTGTCCAACCGGCACACCTTCGGCGCGCTGTTCGGCCGCGACCTGGTCGCCCCGGACCGGCGCGAGCACTACCGGGCGATGCTGGGCGACATGGTGATCGCGTACCTGACGGCGGAGCGGGCCGCGGACTGA